The Raphanus sativus cultivar WK10039 chromosome 6, ASM80110v3, whole genome shotgun sequence sequence TTGACTTTGACAAGTTTGGACAAGTTTGGAGAGGTGAAGGTATAACTTTATATACTCTATAGTCCAGGTAAACTTGTTTGTCTGTCCAAGGGAAGCACTATCTTCAGAGCAGTAATTTACGGAGAAGCTGATTGATATAAAGCCAAttttcatttagaaaaaaaaaacactgccCACCTGAACCAAGTAAGAACCCCCACACACATTGCTAGTTTGCAGTCTCCACTTAAACGCTATCCAAAGCATCACTCTGCGACTCCTCTTTGTTCCTTGGAGGAACCACCCTTTCCGTTGCAAGTCTCTCCTCTAGAGCCCTGGCTCCTCTTTCTCTGCAACAACAAAGATTTTTTGAAACGTCAAACGAAGATGAGTTTTCTTTTTAGGATCTGGTTCCATACAAACTAAGCAAAGTCATTACATTTTGATACAAGTGATGACAAAACAGTACTATCTATTCTTAGAACTAAATGACTAAGGATCATTCATTACCTCGGTTTGAATCAACAAAAATCCAAGATTATGTCTAGCCAACAAAAAATACAGAACAGGAAAAAGataaaaacgtaaaaaaaaaagtgaattttACCTCCTCCTAGAAGCTTCAGCAGAGTCAGAACCCGGTAGAGGAGCGCCGCTGGTAGAATAACCATGGTCCTCGCTGGTGGGATTTGATCGTCCACAAAGCATCCGATGAAAGATTGAGGCTATAGGGTCAATTATCGGTCTGCGTTTCATACGGAAAAACAAATAGCGAGTGAGCAAAGTATTTTACTTTGAGGGCAAAACTCGAAAGCAAAGTTGCAAAAAGAAGAGAATTTCATTCATTCACCTGAGAAGTTCAGGAAAGAAAGTAGAGAAGGCAAAGTCATCACTCGGATCACCTCTGAGCTTAGTTTCTGGCCTCCTCTGTAAGTATCTGAGGTATAACCAGCCCATATATGTACCAAATATCAAAGTGGGGAGATACGCTGCTGAATTGAGTGTGAAGAAGCTTGAGGCTATTGACAGAACTAGTGTAATAGAGGGAAACCACTGCATAGAGAAACCAGAAGCAAGAATAGAAAGTGAGCACTTCTCTCCGTAGTTACAGTAAGAAAACGTCAAAGCTGTTCTTActagaaagcaaaaaaaaaaaaaaaaagagagggaaTATTATTACCTTTGCTTTGATCTTTACGAGCAATACCTCCTGGTCAGGTATTATCTGCTTAATCCCGACAAGAAGACCTGCCAAGACACCATGAAATCCTGCAAAGGGCATATATCTAGCCAGGAGTAAACAGACAACATGTTAGATAACTACAAACAAGGAAGACATCCCTTCATATTTGAATGAGAGGATAGAAACAAAAGGCATTAAACTCAATATGTAAAAGGGTGGTAGAGAGAGTACTCACAGGTAGATTTCGAGCCTGGTAATGTAGTATAAAGCAATGGCTGTGACAAAAACACAGAGGTAGGTAAGGAAGTTCACGACGAAGATGAACTTAAGAAACTCCTTAGAACCCCAGACAGGCTCAAGGAACTTTCCCATAAAGAGGAGAGAAACAGTGCTGATGACAACCTGAAAACAGTCACTCACTCACTCATGTATCCCAAACAATTACAGATTCTAAAAAATGTGGATTTGGATAGGAGGAACACCATACCCCATATACAGAGAGTTCAAAGTAGCCGCTTGTAATCAGATTCCAGCCAAAAGGAATAGTCCTACACAAGGAAGAGAGTGTAACAACTCAGCAATTCTGATTACACAATCCAATCAGGCGATTTTCAAAGCGTGTAATCAAATTGGCGGATTTTAACATAATAGGAACCCTAATTTACTCTCCTAACCAAGGAAGAAGATTCCGTTCAGTAACAAGGAAGGAGGTACCTCGCGGGAATGAGAGCGAGGTAAGGGACGGTGGCGGGAACGAACTGAACCAAGAGGTGTCCGACCACAAGCACAAGAGCCAGTCCTTTGCAGAGCTTTGTGAAATTAGTGAACATACTCGTTATTCCCTGATTGAATCCAACaatgtaaaaacaaaagagTCGATTCGTAGATCAGATAAGACCTCTATCGATCAATTCTCCTAGATCTGACTATAGATATTTACGTACCGGAGAACTCATTGTCGCCGGAGAGTGTAACAAATCTCAGATCCTGACGGTAGATCTCGTCGACGCAGCTCACCCCGGGAGGTTATTTATTTTCTCCTCCCCTTTTCTTCCGCAATTATAAATATCTATCTTAGTTTATATAACAACTTGAAACACTAAACGTGTTACTTGACCCATATATATCATATGCGTTTAATAACAAAACCAAGCGAAAACACGTTAATTTTTGTATAACATCACATATTATCCCAGTTACTTAGCCTAATAACTTGTTGTATTAccacttttttatattattaatcttGTGCTTggattattattataattattgtcttccaaattttatatgttttgttttacttCATGAAATGAAGACTAAACACCTTGAACAGTGAAAGAGTGTTGTGCATACTGCATACAGCACAGAAAGTTCTAAATAGTAGCATCATCAGAGAATGGTGTGAACCGTCGGATCAGCTCTGCTCCTCTTTACAAATTTGCAATTTGTAAGATTATCCTCACAAGCAAGGGCGTAGCTAGGTAGATAATTACACTCATTCATCCATTTTATAAGCTTTGTGCACCACTAATTTCaggttttgattattttatatggtaaattaattctttttttttaaattagaattACACTCATTCGTCCATTTTATAAGCTTTGTGCACCTAGTAAAATCTACATATATATTTGCCACTGCTCACAAGGCTAGAGTAATATCGAGATTAATTCCATTATGGTTCTGATTAAGAATCTGTTAA is a genomic window containing:
- the LOC108806369 gene encoding rhomboid-like protein 19 isoform X1; translation: MSSPGITSMFTNFTKLCKGLALVLVVGHLLVQFVPATVPYLALIPARTIPFGWNLITSGYFELSVYGVVISTVSLLFMGKFLEPVWGSKEFLKFIFVVNFLTYLCVFVTAIALYYITRLEIYLYMPFAGFHGVLAGLLVGIKQIIPDQEVLLVKIKAKWFPSITLVLSIASSFFTLNSAAYLPTLIFGTYMGWLYLRYLQRRPETKLRGDPSDDFAFSTFFPELLRPIIDPIASIFHRMLCGRSNPTSEDHGYSTSGAPLPGSDSAEASRRRERGARALEERLATERVVPPRNKEESQSDALDSV
- the LOC108806369 gene encoding rhomboid-like protein 19 isoform X2, with the protein product MSSPLCKGLALVLVVGHLLVQFVPATVPYLALIPARTIPFGWNLITSGYFELSVYGVVISTVSLLFMGKFLEPVWGSKEFLKFIFVVNFLTYLCVFVTAIALYYITRLEIYLYMPFAGFHGVLAGLLVGIKQIIPDQEVLLVKIKAKWFPSITLVLSIASSFFTLNSAAYLPTLIFGTYMGWLYLRYLQRRPETKLRGDPSDDFAFSTFFPELLRPIIDPIASIFHRMLCGRSNPTSEDHGYSTSGAPLPGSDSAEASRRRERGARALEERLATERVVPPRNKEESQSDALDSV